A section of the Triticum dicoccoides isolate Atlit2015 ecotype Zavitan chromosome 7A, WEW_v2.0, whole genome shotgun sequence genome encodes:
- the LOC119333029 gene encoding cytokinin hydroxylase-like has product MLPVIVLVLVASPLLLLANAVWITASCYYLTPARIRRILSRQGVHGPTPRLLVGNLHDISALVAESTAGDMGSLSHDIVGRLLPHYVLWSKTFGRLFVYWYGSEPRVCVTDAGMVRELLSSKHAHVTGKSWLQRQGAKHFIGRGLLMANGATWSHQRHVVAPAFMADKLKGRVGHMVECTRQTVRALREAVARGGNEVEMGAHMTRLAGDVIARTEFDTSYETGKRIFHLIEELQRLTARSSRYLWVPGSQYFPSKYRREMKRLNGELEQVLKESIQRNREIADEGRTPSPEACGRGLLGMLLAEMEKKKENAFGHGELGYDAQTIIDECKTFFFAGHETSALLLTWAIMLLATHPEWQDKARAEVAQVCGDAPPAADHLPKLTVLQMVINETLRLYPPATLLPRMAFEDITLGGELRVPRGASVWIPLLAIHHDKAVWGTDAHEFRPDRFAPGRARPGAGRFLPFAAGPRNCVGQAYAMVEAKVVLAMLLASFRFGISDEYRHAPVNVLTLRPRHGVPVRLLPLRSP; this is encoded by the exons ATGTTACCCGTCATAGTCCTAGTGCTCGTTGCATCGCCACTCTTGTTGCTGGCCAATGCCGTATGGATCACCGCCTCATGCTACTACCTCACGCCGGCGAGGATCCGGAGGATCTTGTCCAGACAAGGCGTCCACGGccccacgccacgcctcctcgTCGGGAACCTCCATGACATCTCCGCCCTGGTCGCCGAGTCCACCGCCGGGGACATGGGCTCTCTCAGCCACGACATCGTCGGCCGCCTCCTGCCGCACTACGTTCTCTGGTCCAAGACGTTCG GGAGGCTGTTCGTCTACTGGTACGGGAGCGAGCCACGGGTGTGCGTGACGGACGCCGGCATGGTGCGCGAGCtgctctcgtcgaagcatgcgcacGTGACCGGCAAATCGTGGCTGCAGCGGCAGGGCGCCAAGCACTTCATCGGCCGTGGCCTGCTCATGGCGAACGGTGCCACCTGGTCGCACCAGCGCCACGTCGTCGCCCCAGCCTTCATGGCCGACAAGCTCAAGGGAAGGGTCGGGCACATGGTGGAGTGCACGCGGCAGACGGTGAGGGCGCTGCGCGAGGCGGTGGCGCGGGGCGGAAACGAGGTTGAGATGGGCGCGCACATgacgaggctcgccggcgacgtcatCGCGCGCACCGAGTTCGACACCAGCTATGAGACCGGCAAGCGCATCTTCCACCTCATCGAGGAGCTGCAGCGGCTCACCGCACGCTCCAGCCGCTACCTCTGGGTCCCCGGCAGCCA GTATTTCCCAAGCAAGTACAGGAGAGAGATGAAACGGCTGAACGGGGAGCTGGAGCAGGTTCTCAAGGAGTCGATCCAGCGCAACCGCGAGATCGCGGACGAGGGACGGACGCCGTCACCGGAAGCGTGCGGCCGGGGGCTCCTCGGGATGCTCCTGGCCgagatggagaagaagaaggagaacgcGTTCGGCCACGGCGAGCTGGGGTACGATGCGCAGACGATCATTGACGAGTGCAAGACCTTCTTCTTCGCCGGCCACGAGACATCGGCGCTGCTCCTCACCTGGGCCATCATGCTGCTTGCCACGCACCCCGAGTGGCAGGACAAGGCTCGCGCCGAGGTCGCCCAAGTCTGTGGCGACGCTCCACCCGCCGCAGATCACCTCCCCAAGCTCACCGTC CTGCAGATGGTGATCAACGAGACGCTGCGCCTGTACCCGCCGGCGACGCTGCTGCCGAGGATGGCCTTCGAGGACATCACGCTCGGCGGCGAGCTGCGGGTGCCGAGGGGCGCGTCGGTGTGGATCCccttgctggccatccaccacgatAAGGCCGTGTGGGGCACGGACGCCCACGAGTTCAGGCCGGACAGGTTCGCGCCCGGCCGCGCCCGGCCAGGAGCGGGCCGGTTCCTGCCCTTCGCGGCCGGGCCACGCAACTGCGTCGGGCAGGCGTACGCCATGGTGGAGGCCAAGGTCGTGCTGGCCATGCTGCTCGCGAGCTTCCGCTTCGGCATCTCTGACGAGTACCGCCACGCGCCGGTGAACGTCCTCACTCTCCGGCCGCGCCACGGCGTGCCCGTGCGCCTGCTGCCGCTGCGAAGCCCGTAG